The Candidatus Koribacter versatilis Ellin345 genome has a segment encoding these proteins:
- a CDS encoding amidohydrolase: MRRIFSTIAFCLLLACIAFAADERILYNGKIFTADTTHPYAEAVAIRGDKIVAVGTFAEVSKAVSGSAEKVDLKGNLLLPGLIDSHAHAVDGGLSLISADLGESASTMEDLFKFAAESRKNGRGMMGDVLDVSGLPLEYWSHNKELNEHFNSGDYAKVPVYLEGMDGHTAWANKVLLERAGINKQLISGLDQTARGYYGFSKDLEPNGFLVDLGNEKVEQIMPKPDAARMLSAARAAVDYMHHLGITAWLDPAVSDAILAAYRGLAEKGELKSHVGALPVIAFKKGDPDGQFKHALDLRESFKDVPDVKVIGIKVFADGVAEIPSQTAVMSKPYLNTGRTGELLFKPEDFQRICVAAEKNGMIIHVHAIGDQAVTEALNGIQAARSSNPSSKLPHTITHLQFVRPEDISRIHDLKVIASMQLLWARAEVDSTKLLKPYIDPYLYGWQYPARSILDTGATVAGASDWPVSTADVFQAIYTAETRKGPEGVLDPSQRMPREAMLYAYTINAARALDRQESIGSIAEGKQADFALVDRDVLTIAAEDVRDTKVLWTVFGGETVYGAKP; this comes from the coding sequence ATGCGCCGAATTTTCTCGACGATTGCCTTCTGTCTCCTTCTCGCCTGCATTGCTTTCGCCGCCGACGAGCGCATTCTCTACAACGGCAAAATCTTCACTGCCGATACCACGCATCCCTACGCGGAAGCCGTCGCCATTCGTGGCGACAAAATCGTTGCCGTTGGGACTTTCGCTGAAGTGTCCAAGGCCGTCAGCGGCAGCGCTGAGAAAGTTGATCTCAAGGGAAACTTGCTTCTGCCCGGCCTCATCGACAGCCACGCCCATGCTGTCGACGGTGGCCTCAGTCTCATCTCTGCCGACCTGGGCGAGAGCGCCTCGACCATGGAAGACCTCTTCAAGTTCGCCGCCGAGTCACGCAAGAACGGCCGCGGAATGATGGGCGATGTGCTCGACGTCTCCGGCCTGCCGCTTGAGTACTGGTCTCACAACAAAGAACTCAACGAGCATTTCAATTCCGGCGACTACGCCAAGGTCCCTGTCTATCTCGAAGGCATGGATGGTCACACCGCCTGGGCGAACAAAGTTCTCCTCGAGCGCGCCGGCATCAACAAGCAATTGATCAGTGGACTCGACCAGACCGCGCGCGGCTACTACGGCTTCAGCAAGGACCTCGAACCGAACGGCTTCCTGGTTGATCTCGGCAACGAGAAAGTCGAGCAAATCATGCCGAAGCCCGACGCAGCGCGCATGCTCTCCGCCGCGCGTGCTGCTGTCGACTACATGCATCACCTCGGTATCACCGCGTGGCTCGATCCCGCGGTGAGCGACGCCATCCTCGCCGCCTACCGCGGACTCGCCGAAAAGGGCGAACTGAAATCGCACGTCGGCGCGCTACCCGTCATCGCCTTCAAGAAAGGCGATCCCGACGGCCAGTTCAAACACGCGCTCGATCTGCGCGAGAGCTTCAAAGATGTCCCAGATGTGAAGGTCATCGGCATCAAGGTCTTCGCCGATGGTGTTGCCGAGATCCCATCGCAGACCGCGGTGATGTCGAAACCGTACTTGAACACCGGCCGCACCGGCGAACTGCTCTTCAAGCCGGAAGACTTCCAGCGCATCTGCGTCGCCGCCGAAAAGAACGGCATGATCATCCACGTTCACGCCATCGGCGATCAGGCTGTCACCGAAGCGCTCAACGGCATCCAGGCGGCGCGCAGCTCAAATCCTTCGTCGAAGCTGCCGCATACCATCACCCATCTCCAGTTCGTGCGGCCCGAGGACATCAGCCGCATCCACGACCTCAAGGTCATAGCGTCCATGCAGCTCCTTTGGGCGCGCGCCGAAGTCGATAGCACCAAGCTGCTCAAGCCCTATATCGATCCCTATCTCTATGGGTGGCAATATCCGGCGCGCTCCATTCTCGACACCGGTGCTACGGTCGCGGGCGCCAGTGACTGGCCGGTTTCCACCGCAGACGTCTTCCAGGCGATTTACACCGCCGAAACCCGAAAGGGTCCCGAGGGCGTCCTTGATCCGTCACAGCGTATGCCGCGCGAGGCCATGCTCTACGCCTACACCATCAACGCCGCGCGGGCTCTCGACCGCCAGGAGTCCATTGGCTCGATCGCAGAAGGCAAGCAGGCCGACTTCGCCCTCGTGGATCGGGACGTCCTGACCATCGCTGCCGAAGATGTTCGGGATACTAAGGTTCTCTGGACCGTTTTCGGTGGCGAGACCGTCTATGGAGCCAAGCCGTAA
- the thiL gene encoding thiamine-phosphate kinase, with amino-acid sequence MPLSERALIERIRRRASSRKFSAITRGIGDDCAVLDPPPGHELLVTTDFCLENVHFRREWHPAKAVGHRCLVRGLSDIAAMGGDPLAAFLSLALPAEIPQKWVDGFFDGLLALAERWKVPLAGGDIAQSPQGVMADIMVLGSVPRGKAILRSGGKPGDVLYVTGTLGLSVAALQAFRAGKKPTAKSTPRHFFPDPRIDIGRLLRERKLATAMIDLSDGLSTDLSHICDESGVGAVVYATSVPYVGGENGLEFALNGGEDYELLFTANPRARVPKEIDGVPVTAIGEIVQRRGMWLEDKRGKVAKLRPRGWEHFRGEKK; translated from the coding sequence GTGCCCCTTTCCGAACGAGCTTTGATTGAGCGCATCCGGCGGCGAGCGTCATCGCGCAAGTTCTCGGCGATCACGCGCGGCATTGGCGACGATTGCGCCGTGCTCGATCCGCCACCGGGACATGAACTACTGGTGACGACGGATTTCTGCCTGGAGAACGTGCACTTCCGTCGCGAATGGCATCCGGCGAAAGCTGTCGGACACCGGTGTCTCGTGCGCGGGCTGAGTGACATCGCGGCAATGGGTGGCGATCCGCTGGCTGCGTTCCTCTCGCTCGCGTTGCCGGCGGAGATTCCGCAGAAGTGGGTGGATGGATTCTTCGATGGCTTGTTAGCGCTGGCGGAGAGATGGAAGGTGCCGCTTGCAGGTGGTGATATTGCGCAGTCGCCACAAGGCGTGATGGCGGACATTATGGTGCTGGGCTCGGTGCCGCGCGGCAAAGCGATTCTACGTTCCGGCGGGAAGCCCGGCGATGTGCTGTATGTCACGGGAACGCTGGGATTGTCGGTCGCAGCGTTGCAGGCGTTTCGCGCGGGAAAGAAGCCGACAGCGAAGTCTACGCCGCGACATTTCTTCCCGGACCCGCGAATTGATATCGGCCGCCTACTGCGCGAACGCAAGCTGGCTACGGCGATGATCGACCTGAGCGATGGACTATCAACCGATCTTTCGCATATTTGCGATGAGAGCGGCGTGGGGGCAGTGGTGTATGCCACATCGGTGCCGTACGTGGGCGGGGAAAACGGATTGGAATTCGCGCTGAATGGTGGTGAGGACTATGAACTGCTTTTCACCGCGAACCCGCGGGCGCGAGTGCCGAAAGAAATCGACGGCGTACCTGTGACTGCGATTGGCGAGATCGTGCAGCGGCGCGGCATGTGGCTGGAAGACAAGCGCGGTAAAGTCGCGAAATTGAGGCCGCGCGGCTGGGAACACTTCCGCGGAGAAAAGAAATAG
- a CDS encoding phospholipase D-like domain-containing protein → MAKGRSGSYLLTLIFLIGAVLLVQRAQQHKPVAVQLEELTRSAEAGSSVAEEHFSPGEDIERIDVARLEQAKSSVDIAMYAFTDQYIADALKQLAERGVKVRIYRDQQQYEEEQNHASKKDSDSTTSLLTGLANVQVRVKGKRELMHLKAYVIDGTVLRDGSANWSPSGEKRQDNNAHFTADPAQVKAFQRDFDEMWGRTDNLIVQ, encoded by the coding sequence ATGGCCAAGGGACGTTCGGGCAGCTACCTGCTTACGTTGATCTTTCTTATCGGCGCCGTGTTGCTGGTGCAACGCGCGCAGCAGCACAAGCCGGTGGCGGTGCAGTTGGAGGAACTCACGCGGAGTGCGGAAGCAGGTTCGTCCGTCGCGGAGGAGCACTTCTCCCCGGGAGAGGATATTGAGCGGATTGACGTCGCCCGGCTGGAGCAGGCGAAGAGCTCGGTGGACATCGCGATGTATGCCTTCACCGACCAATATATTGCCGATGCGCTGAAGCAGCTCGCGGAGCGCGGGGTGAAGGTCCGCATTTATCGTGATCAACAGCAGTACGAGGAAGAACAGAACCACGCTTCGAAGAAAGACAGCGATTCGACTACGTCACTTTTGACAGGTCTTGCGAATGTGCAGGTCCGCGTGAAGGGCAAGCGCGAGCTGATGCACCTGAAGGCTTACGTGATTGACGGCACGGTGCTGCGCGATGGCAGCGCCAACTGGTCGCCTTCAGGCGAGAAGCGGCAGGACAACAACGCCCACTTTACGGCTGATCCGGCGCAGGTGAAGGCGTTTCAGCGCGACTTCGACGAGATGTGGGGCCGAACCGACAACCTGATCGTCCAATAG
- a CDS encoding acyl-CoA carboxylase subunit beta, with translation MNLEQKLAELKRRDELAEAGGGAERREREHKQGKMSARERIEFLLDEGTFEETDKFVTHRCTDFGMDENKIFGDGFVTGYGRVEGRLIFVFAQDFTVFGGSLSETNASKIVKIMDMAMRVGAPVIGLNDSGGARIQEGVMSLAGYADIFLRNTLASGVVPQISAIMGPCAGGAVYSPAITDFILMVDKTSYMFITGPDVIKAVTHEEVSKAELGGAETHNSKSGVAHFMAHDDAECLSMVRELLSFVPSNNLEDPPRKACTDPVDRVEEKLDTLVPAESTMPYDIKDAINLVVDDNYFFEVQEHYAKNIVVGFARLNGRPVGIVANQPNFLAGVLDISASIKGARFVRFCDCFNIPLITFEDVPGFLPGVTQEHGGIITHGAKLLFAFAEATVPKITVITRKAYGGAYCVMASKHIRTDVNYAWPTAEIAVMGPEGAVNIVYKRELDKSQNFEKDRAAKIEEFRDRFANPYIAAERGFVDAVIQPRDTRKKLIQALEMLDSKRDKNPAKKHGNIPL, from the coding sequence ATGAATCTCGAGCAGAAGCTGGCCGAATTGAAGCGCCGCGACGAACTCGCGGAAGCCGGAGGCGGCGCCGAACGTCGCGAACGTGAGCACAAACAGGGCAAGATGTCAGCCCGGGAGCGCATCGAGTTCCTGCTCGATGAAGGCACGTTCGAAGAGACGGACAAGTTCGTCACTCACCGCTGCACTGACTTCGGCATGGACGAGAACAAGATATTCGGCGACGGATTCGTCACCGGCTATGGACGCGTCGAAGGGCGGCTGATCTTTGTCTTCGCGCAAGACTTCACTGTGTTCGGCGGTTCGCTCTCCGAGACCAACGCTTCGAAGATCGTGAAGATCATGGATATGGCGATGCGGGTGGGCGCGCCCGTCATTGGGTTGAACGACAGCGGCGGCGCGCGCATTCAAGAAGGCGTGATGTCGCTCGCCGGATATGCCGACATCTTTTTGCGCAACACGCTGGCGAGCGGCGTGGTGCCGCAGATCTCGGCAATCATGGGGCCGTGCGCGGGCGGCGCGGTGTATTCGCCAGCGATCACCGATTTCATCCTGATGGTGGACAAGACGTCGTACATGTTTATCACCGGACCGGACGTAATTAAGGCCGTGACCCACGAAGAAGTGAGTAAGGCCGAGCTTGGCGGCGCTGAGACGCATAACTCGAAATCGGGCGTGGCGCACTTCATGGCCCACGATGATGCCGAGTGCCTGAGCATGGTGCGCGAGTTGTTGAGCTTTGTACCGTCGAACAACTTGGAGGATCCGCCGCGCAAAGCGTGCACCGACCCGGTGGACCGCGTGGAAGAGAAGCTCGACACGCTGGTGCCCGCTGAGAGCACCATGCCTTACGACATTAAAGACGCAATCAATCTCGTGGTGGACGATAACTACTTCTTCGAGGTGCAGGAGCACTACGCCAAGAATATCGTGGTAGGCTTTGCGCGATTGAATGGGCGGCCGGTAGGGATCGTCGCGAATCAGCCGAATTTCCTGGCCGGGGTGCTCGATATCAGCGCCAGCATCAAGGGCGCGCGCTTTGTGCGCTTCTGCGATTGCTTCAATATCCCGCTGATTACGTTTGAAGACGTGCCCGGATTTCTGCCGGGCGTTACCCAGGAACACGGCGGCATTATTACCCACGGCGCGAAGCTGCTCTTTGCGTTTGCCGAAGCGACGGTGCCGAAGATCACGGTGATCACGCGCAAGGCCTACGGCGGCGCGTATTGCGTGATGGCGTCGAAGCACATTCGCACCGATGTGAACTATGCGTGGCCGACCGCGGAAATTGCCGTGATGGGGCCGGAGGGCGCGGTCAATATCGTGTACAAGCGGGAACTCGATAAGTCGCAGAACTTTGAGAAAGACCGCGCGGCGAAGATCGAGGAATTCCGCGATCGCTTTGCGAATCCGTACATCGCTGCGGAGCGTGGGTTCGTGGATGCCGTGATTCAACCGCGGGATACGCGCAAGAAGCTGATCCAGGCCCTGGAGATGTTGGACTCCAAGCGGGACAAGAACCCTGCGAAGAAGCATGGGAATATACCGCTGTAA
- a CDS encoding SemiSWEET family sugar transporter — protein MISNALVGYIAGTLTTASFLPQVWHSFRSRSCRDLSYAMLFVMGTGTALWAIYGVMLQRWPIILPNSITFGLICTLIGMKASYHPRAKERR, from the coding sequence GTGATCTCCAATGCACTCGTCGGATATATTGCAGGGACGTTGACTACCGCGTCATTCCTGCCGCAGGTTTGGCATTCATTCCGCTCGCGCTCCTGCCGCGATCTCTCGTACGCGATGTTGTTTGTGATGGGAACCGGCACCGCGCTCTGGGCAATTTACGGCGTGATGTTGCAGCGCTGGCCCATCATTTTGCCCAACAGCATTACATTCGGGCTGATTTGCACACTGATCGGGATGAAGGCTTCGTATCATCCGCGAGCAAAGGAGCGACGGTAA
- a CDS encoding TIGR00730 family Rossman fold protein, producing MAGHKFCVFSSSSDAIDREFFSAALELGMEIALRNGTLVFGGTNVGLMGAVARATQKHGGQVVGVIPDFMRAKGIAYASADELIVTKDMRERKATMEARSDAFIALPGGFGTLEEMIEIITLKQLKQHTKPVVFLDINNFYRPLQRLFEHMITQHFAKEAMRKIYHFANDVPAAFRYIDEYEPPKMDEKWTLSAEMGEINTDRE from the coding sequence ATGGCGGGCCACAAGTTCTGCGTCTTTAGTTCCTCAAGCGATGCCATTGATCGCGAGTTCTTTAGCGCGGCGCTGGAACTCGGCATGGAGATCGCTCTGCGCAACGGCACGCTGGTTTTTGGTGGAACGAATGTTGGCTTGATGGGCGCCGTCGCGCGCGCCACGCAGAAGCACGGCGGCCAGGTGGTGGGCGTGATCCCAGACTTCATGCGCGCCAAGGGAATTGCTTATGCAAGCGCCGATGAGCTGATCGTGACGAAAGACATGCGCGAGCGGAAAGCCACGATGGAAGCGCGAAGCGATGCGTTCATCGCGCTGCCCGGCGGCTTCGGCACGCTCGAAGAGATGATCGAGATCATCACCCTGAAGCAGCTCAAGCAGCACACTAAGCCTGTGGTTTTCCTCGACATCAACAACTTTTATCGTCCGCTGCAACGGCTGTTCGAACACATGATCACGCAACACTTCGCCAAGGAAGCGATGCGCAAGATCTACCACTTCGCCAACGATGTGCCGGCGGCGTTCCGCTACATCGACGAGTACGAGCCGCCGAAGATGGACGAGAAGTGGACTCTGTCGGCGGAGATGGGCGAGATCAATACGGACCGGGAGTAG
- the accD gene encoding acetyl-CoA carboxylase, carboxyltransferase subunit beta has protein sequence MSWFKRENVELDTSGEKKVRTEGLWVKCEQCRQIIWKKDLEENYNVCPKCNKHFRIDARTRLSYLYDDAKYETFDTNLQSTDPLKFTDLKPYAGRLKRAQKDTGLSDAIINAKGTIYGRPVISSVMEYSFIGGSMGSVVGEVITRAVERATDEKTPLIIVSASGGARMMEGVISLMQLAKISSALARMEAAKVPFISVLTDPTTGGTTASFAMLGDLNIAEPGALIGFAGPRVIEQTIRQKLPEGFQRSEFLLKHGMLDAVVDRKNLKAYVARAFEFMMPN, from the coding sequence ATGAGTTGGTTCAAGCGCGAGAACGTTGAGCTCGATACATCCGGTGAGAAGAAGGTCCGCACCGAAGGCTTGTGGGTGAAGTGCGAGCAGTGCCGGCAGATCATCTGGAAGAAGGATCTTGAAGAGAACTACAACGTCTGCCCGAAGTGCAATAAGCATTTCCGCATTGATGCGCGCACCCGCCTCAGCTATCTCTACGACGACGCCAAGTACGAGACCTTCGACACCAACCTTCAATCCACCGATCCGCTGAAGTTCACCGATCTGAAACCGTACGCCGGCCGCCTCAAGCGCGCGCAGAAAGACACCGGTTTGAGCGATGCCATCATCAACGCCAAGGGCACGATCTACGGGCGGCCGGTGATCTCGAGCGTAATGGAGTACAGCTTCATCGGCGGCAGCATGGGCTCCGTTGTGGGCGAAGTTATTACTCGCGCGGTGGAACGCGCCACCGACGAAAAAACACCGCTGATCATCGTTTCGGCGTCTGGCGGCGCCCGCATGATGGAAGGCGTGATCAGCCTTATGCAGTTGGCGAAAATCTCATCGGCACTGGCGCGGATGGAAGCCGCCAAGGTTCCGTTTATTTCGGTGCTTACCGACCCCACCACCGGTGGTACCACCGCCAGCTTCGCGATGCTCGGCGACCTCAACATCGCCGAGCCCGGCGCGCTCATCGGCTTCGCCGGCCCCCGCGTCATCGAGCAGACCATCCGTCAGAAGCTACCCGAGGGCTTTCAGCGTTCGGAGTTCCTGCTGAAGCACGGCATGCTCGACGCGGTCGTCGATCGCAAGAACCTCAAGGCCTACGTGGCAAGAGCGTTTGAATTCATGATGCCGAATTAG
- the cobO gene encoding cob(I)yrinic acid a,c-diamide adenosyltransferase, with protein MADVRKGLIIVNTGPGKGKTTAAMGTALRAVGNGMKVLMLQFLKGSWHYGELDAVQAFGDKFIMKQLGRGFVKVGGAETDPEDIRMVEEAWQQAADAILSGNWDLVVLDEINYAISYKMLDPDKVADVLKRKPEMVHVILTGRNAHPTIVELADTVTEMREVKHAYQKGILAQRGIEY; from the coding sequence ATGGCAGACGTTCGCAAAGGTCTCATCATCGTAAATACGGGCCCCGGCAAGGGAAAGACCACCGCGGCCATGGGCACTGCCCTGCGTGCCGTCGGGAATGGCATGAAGGTGCTGATGCTGCAATTCCTTAAGGGCTCGTGGCACTATGGCGAGCTTGATGCCGTGCAGGCCTTCGGCGACAAGTTCATCATGAAGCAGTTGGGGCGCGGGTTCGTGAAAGTCGGCGGCGCGGAGACCGATCCCGAAGACATCCGCATGGTGGAAGAAGCGTGGCAGCAAGCGGCCGACGCCATCCTCTCCGGTAACTGGGACCTTGTCGTTCTCGACGAGATCAATTACGCCATCAGCTACAAGATGCTGGATCCGGACAAGGTTGCGGACGTTTTAAAGCGCAAGCCGGAAATGGTGCACGTCATATTGACGGGGCGCAATGCGCATCCGACAATCGTGGAACTCGCCGACACGGTTACCGAAATGCGCGAGGTAAAGCATGCCTATCAGAAAGGCATCCTGGCGCAACGCGGCATCGAATATTAG
- a CDS encoding DUF1572 domain-containing protein gives MAHQFSTSYLKDSIALFRYYKQLGDRAIAQVSDEHLASTLDPEMNSIALIVKHLAGNMRSRWTDFLTTDGEKPDRNRDSEFEAAPQTRKEITAMWEQGWALVFGALEPLTDADLTRTVTIRHEPHSVMQAINRQIAHYSYHVGQIVFLAKHFQSDQWKSLSVPRNRSAEFNEKVKRGEASQR, from the coding sequence ATGGCTCACCAATTCTCGACTTCTTACCTCAAAGATTCCATCGCTCTCTTCCGCTACTACAAACAGCTCGGAGATCGTGCCATCGCGCAAGTCAGCGACGAGCACTTGGCCTCGACACTCGATCCCGAGATGAACTCCATCGCGCTGATCGTGAAACACTTGGCCGGCAACATGCGTTCGCGATGGACGGACTTCCTTACCACCGACGGCGAGAAGCCAGACCGTAACCGAGATAGCGAATTCGAAGCGGCGCCGCAGACACGCAAAGAGATCACGGCGATGTGGGAACAAGGCTGGGCGCTGGTCTTCGGTGCGCTTGAGCCTCTAACCGATGCCGACCTAACACGCACGGTAACGATTCGCCACGAGCCGCATTCGGTGATGCAGGCCATCAACCGGCAGATTGCGCACTACTCGTATCACGTGGGACAGATCGTATTTCTCGCGAAGCATTTCCAGTCGGATCAGTGGAAGTCACTGAGCGTTCCGCGCAATCGTTCGGCGGAATTTAACGAGAAGGTGAAGCGCGGCGAAGCCAGCCAGAGGTAA
- a CDS encoding HU family DNA-binding protein, which produces MNKADLVDKIAAASGISKTSASEAIDALVDGVTTSLKKGERVTLVGFGTFAVSQRRARNGRNPQTGSVIKIAARKVAKFTPGVELKKAVNKSK; this is translated from the coding sequence ATGAACAAAGCGGATCTTGTGGACAAGATCGCTGCAGCTTCGGGCATAAGCAAGACCAGTGCATCGGAAGCAATCGACGCTTTGGTCGACGGCGTTACCACCTCCCTGAAAAAGGGCGAGCGCGTAACGTTGGTGGGGTTTGGAACTTTCGCAGTATCGCAGCGGCGCGCACGCAATGGACGCAACCCGCAAACGGGAAGTGTCATAAAGATCGCCGCACGAAAAGTAGCAAAGTTCACACCGGGCGTGGAACTCAAGAAGGCAGTCAACAAATCGAAGTAA
- a CDS encoding DUF3536 domain-containing protein, translated as MERYICIHSHFYQPPRENPWLEAIEQQDSAYPFHDWNERVTAECYAPNSAARILGPNGRIHEIYSNYGHISFNFGPTLLSWMEEKAPNIYQRILDSDRQSAERFSGHGNAMAQAYNHMILPLANRSDKQTQVIWGIHDFEKRFGRSPEGMWLPEAAVDVESLEVLVDQGIKFTVLAPHQAGQVRKLGPGGRWKGVQGGQIDPTRAYLCKLPSGKQITLFFYDGPISRAVAFEGLLSNGETFAQRLLSGFSENRDWSQLMHIATDGETYGHHHRHGEMALAYALHYIESNNLAKITNYGEYLEKNPATHEVEIVNNTSWSCAHGIERWRSNCGCNSGMKPGWTQDWRTPLRNALDELRNGLNKPYEEAAGKLLKNPCQARDEYVDVILDRTKPSLDRFFAKQQTHELSKEERVQALKLLEMQRHAMLMYTSCGWFFDELSGIETVQVIMYAGRALQLAQDLFGNGFEQHFLAKLAQARSNLKEIGNGRDIYERSVKPAQVNLLSVGAHYAIASLFDGYNTHSSIYAYDVNLKQHEQRAAGRTRSAVGRAVICSRVTLEEADTTFGVIHFGDHNVNAGVRYFQGEQEYEALRSETEEAYLGGDIAAVLRVFDKHFDSTTYNLKSLFRDEQRRIVDQVLRSTLNEADTAYRQIYEHHASLMQFLGSIHAPLPYILRVTAEFVLNSRLRAAFSGPNLNIGEIQDLLGTVKRENIELDVEGLAFVLKKTINRIGEALESDLSLKNLSRFDEALSLLKMVPFDVDLWRAQNMFFDLLQRAPQIPECLSAEAQNHLISIGERLGLYVGVFQNAVAQNGTPEPVPAVA; from the coding sequence ATGGAACGTTACATCTGTATTCATTCTCATTTTTATCAACCGCCGCGAGAGAACCCGTGGCTTGAGGCCATCGAGCAGCAGGACTCCGCCTATCCATTTCACGACTGGAATGAGCGGGTTACGGCGGAGTGCTATGCGCCGAATTCGGCGGCGCGTATTCTCGGCCCAAACGGACGCATTCACGAGATCTACAGCAACTACGGGCACATCAGTTTCAACTTCGGACCTACGTTGTTGAGTTGGATGGAGGAGAAAGCGCCGAACATCTATCAGCGCATTCTCGATTCCGATCGTCAAAGCGCGGAGCGTTTCTCTGGTCATGGCAATGCGATGGCGCAGGCCTATAACCACATGATCCTGCCGCTGGCGAACCGCAGCGACAAGCAGACGCAGGTCATCTGGGGCATTCACGATTTCGAAAAGCGCTTTGGCCGCTCGCCGGAAGGAATGTGGCTGCCGGAGGCCGCGGTCGATGTCGAGAGTCTCGAAGTGTTGGTGGACCAGGGCATCAAGTTCACGGTGCTGGCGCCGCACCAGGCCGGGCAAGTCCGCAAGCTCGGTCCGGGCGGACGCTGGAAGGGCGTGCAGGGCGGGCAAATCGATCCTACGCGCGCGTATCTCTGCAAGCTTCCGAGCGGTAAGCAGATCACGCTGTTCTTCTACGACGGTCCAATCTCTCGCGCGGTGGCGTTCGAAGGGCTGCTCTCAAATGGCGAGACCTTTGCCCAGCGGCTGCTCAGCGGATTCAGTGAGAACCGCGATTGGTCTCAGTTAATGCACATCGCAACCGATGGCGAGACCTATGGGCACCACCATCGCCACGGCGAAATGGCGCTCGCATATGCGCTGCATTACATCGAGAGCAACAACCTCGCGAAGATCACGAATTACGGCGAGTACCTGGAGAAGAATCCGGCGACGCACGAAGTGGAGATCGTCAATAACACATCGTGGAGCTGCGCGCATGGCATCGAACGCTGGCGCAGCAACTGTGGATGCAACTCCGGCATGAAGCCCGGATGGACGCAGGATTGGCGCACTCCGTTGCGCAACGCACTCGACGAACTTCGCAATGGGCTCAACAAGCCTTACGAAGAAGCTGCCGGCAAACTTCTGAAGAACCCCTGCCAGGCACGGGACGAGTACGTTGATGTAATCCTCGATCGTACGAAGCCGAGCCTCGACCGTTTCTTCGCCAAGCAGCAAACCCACGAACTGAGTAAAGAAGAGCGCGTGCAGGCGCTGAAGCTGCTCGAAATGCAGCGTCACGCGATGCTCATGTACACCAGTTGCGGCTGGTTCTTCGATGAGCTCTCCGGCATCGAGACCGTGCAGGTCATCATGTATGCCGGACGCGCGTTGCAATTGGCGCAGGACCTCTTCGGGAACGGCTTCGAGCAGCACTTCCTTGCGAAGCTCGCCCAGGCACGCAGCAATCTCAAGGAAATCGGCAACGGTCGCGACATTTATGAGCGTTCAGTGAAGCCCGCGCAGGTGAACCTGCTGAGCGTTGGAGCGCATTACGCGATTGCGTCGCTGTTCGACGGCTACAACACCCATAGCTCGATCTACGCCTACGACGTAAACCTCAAGCAGCACGAGCAGCGCGCTGCCGGACGCACCCGTTCTGCCGTGGGTCGCGCGGTGATCTGTTCCCGTGTGACGCTCGAAGAGGCCGATACCACTTTCGGCGTGATCCACTTCGGCGATCATAATGTGAACGCCGGAGTGCGCTATTTCCAAGGTGAACAGGAATACGAGGCACTGCGCAGTGAGACGGAGGAGGCCTATCTTGGCGGCGACATCGCGGCCGTCCTGCGTGTGTTCGACAAGCACTTCGACAGCACCACCTACAACTTGAAGTCGCTGTTCCGCGATGAGCAGCGCCGCATTGTGGACCAGGTATTGCGCTCAACGTTGAACGAAGCCGACACCGCTTATCGTCAAATTTACGAGCACCACGCGTCGCTGATGCAGTTCCTGGGCAGTATTCATGCCCCTTTGCCGTACATCCTGCGAGTGACGGCTGAGTTCGTGCTTAACTCGCGGCTGCGCGCGGCGTTCTCCGGGCCGAACCTGAACATCGGGGAAATCCAGGACCTGCTCGGCACCGTTAAGCGGGAGAACATCGAACTCGATGTTGAAGGGCTTGCGTTCGTCCTGAAGAAGACGATTAACCGCATCGGCGAGGCATTGGAATCCGATCTGAGCCTGAAGAACCTTTCGCGGTTCGATGAAGCACTCAGCCTGCTCAAGATGGTGCCCTTCGACGTCGACCTGTGGCGGGCGCAGAACATGTTCTTTGATCTGCTGCAGCGGGCGCCGCAGATACCGGAATGCCTGAGTGCTGAGGCCCAGAATCACCTCATCTCGATTGGGGAGCGGCTCGGCCTTTATGTCGGGGTCTTCCAGAACGCGGTGGCGCAAAATGGCACACCGGAGCCAGTTCCGGCGGTCGCCTAG